A segment of the Streptomyces pactum genome:
GAGCTGCGGTATGGGTTCGCTGCGCGAGCTCTGGGCGGTGATCGCTCTGCCGTCGGCGGCTGGAGTTCTCGGGGGATGGGCTCGGTCTTGTGCGCTTCTTGAGCGTGCGTGTCTTCTGGTGATCGAAGGGCAGTCGGCGGGCCGCGGCCTTGACATCAGTTCGGCAGTACCGACCCAGAGGGACCGAGTGATGAAGGCACGGAGCGAAATCGCTTCCCGATCGACACGCCTGAGACGAGGCGGCGCTCTGCGCACTGCCGTGGTAAGGGCCGCGGCGCTGCTCGGCGCGGCACCGCTGCTGCTCCTGACGGCCGCGCCGAGTCACGCGGTTGTCGGCGCGCCTTCCGAGGACGCCGAGTACGGCTTCACCGCCCGGCTGCTGATCGGTGACCACGAGCGGGGCTGCTCGGGCACCCTGATCTCTTCCGAGTGGCTGCTCACGGCCGCCAGTTGCTTCGCCGACGACCCGGCCGCCGACCTCACGGTTCCGGCCGGCGCGCCCCGTCTGAAGACCGTGGCGACCGTGGGTGGCGACCAGGTCCGGGACGTCGTCGAACTCCTGCCGCACGGCGAACGCGATCTCGTGCTGGCCCGTCTCGCGCAGCCCGTGAGGGGTGTGGAGCCGGTCACCGTCGCCACCTCGGCGCCCGCCGAAGGGCAGGAACTCACCGTGGCCGGTCACGGGCGGACGGCACAGGAGTGGGCCCCGCTCGAGAAGCACACCGGGACGTTCGCCGTTTCCGCCGTCAACGGCGGTGACCTCGTCATGAGCGGCAGGGACGGCGCCTCGGTCTGCCAGGGCGACGCCGGTGGCCCCGCCTTCCGCACGGTCGACGGCAGGCCTGCGCTCGTCGCGGTCAGCAGCCGATCGAACCAGGTGGGCTGCTTCGGCGTCGACACCGCAGAGGGCACGTCCAGCAGCGCGGTCAGTACCCGGGTCGACGACGTGCGCGAATGGATCGCCGGCAACGCCGTGCGGACCCCCGTCTCCGACTACGACGGTGACGGCCGCAGCGACGTCGGTGTGCTGTACGACAACGGCCGGCAGAGCGACGGCTCCCAGCGCACGGGGCTGTGGTCGTTCACCAGTACCGGTAGCGGATTCGGTGAGCCGCAGCGCGAGTGGGACAGCAAGACGTTCGGCAACTGGGACTGGAGTCGTTCCAAGACGGTCTCCGGTGACTTCAACGGCGACGGTCGCGGTGACGTGGGTGTGCTGTACGACAACGGCCGGCAGAGCGACGGCTTCAATCGCACGACGCTGTGGACGTTCTCCGGTACGGCCTCCGGCTTCGGGCAGCCGGTCAAGGTCTGGGACAACGCCGGCTCGGGTGGTCCTAGCTGGGACTGGAGTCGTTCCAAGGTGACGTCGGGTGATTTCGACGGTGATGGTCGTGGTGATGTGGGTGTGTTGTATGACAACGGTCAGTTGAGTGATGGTGCCAATCGTTCGGCGTTGTGGACGTTCACGAGTACGGGTTCTGGTTTCGGTGGGCCGGTGCGTGTGTGGGACAGCGCCGGGTCGTTCAGTTGGAGCTGGGAGCGTTCCAAGGTGACGTCGGGTGATTTCGACGGTGATGGTCGTGGTGATGTGGGTGTGTTGTATGACAACGGTCAGTTGAGTGATGGTGCCAATCGTTCGGCGTTGTGGACGTTCACGAGTACGGGTTCTGGTTTCGGTGGGCCGGTGCGTGTGTGGGACAGCGCCGGGTCGTTCAGTTGGAGCTGGGAGCGTTCCAAGGTGACGTCGGGTGATTTCGACGGTGATGGTCGTGGTGATGTGGGTGTGTTGTATGACAACGGTCAGTTGAGTGATGGTGCCAATCGTTCGGCGTTGTGGACGCTGACGAGTACGGGTTCTGGTTTCGGTGGGCCGGTGCGTGTGTGGGACAGCGCCGGGTCGTTCAGTTGGAGCTGGGAGCGTTCCAAGGTGACGTCGGGTGATTTCGACGGTGATGGTCGTGGTGATGTGGGTGTGTTGTATGACAACGGTCAGTTGAGTGATGGTGCCAATCGTTCGGCGTTGTGGACGCTGACGAGTACGGGTTCTGGTTTCGGTGGGCCGGTGCGTGTGTGGGACAGCGCCGGGTCCATCAGTTGGAGCTGGGCACGCAGTGAGCTCACCTGACCCCACGCGCCGCGCATAGGCCGCGGCGCACCGGGCAGGCCGTGGGATCCGGTCGGGGTGTCCGGCGTCTTCGCCGGTATGGACTGCGAGCGACGGCCTCCTGGCGGGAGTCGGCAAGGGCCGCCGCGGCGACGGGCCCGAAGGGTCTTTCGCCGCGGCGGTCGGTTTTTCCGGCACGGTCGTGGTCCTCGTGCGGGAAAGGGCCGGACGTGTCGGTCGAGAACAGGTGCGGATGTGTGGGGGCGCTGGTCGCCGGCGGTCGGCTGTCGCGGGACACCGTCCTGCGGCACCTTCGCCGGGGCCCCGCGAGCCGCCGGGAGGGCGGCCCGGCAGACGCTCGCCCTCGCCGGTCGTCCCCGGGCGGAGGGCCCGGGGTGGCGTGCGACGGGTGCCTTTCGGGGAGCCGGGCAGGGCGCGGTCGGTGGCCGGCGGGAACCTTCCGCGGCCGAGGCACGTACTCTTGGTAGCAGTACGACCGCTCTCACGAAGGACTGAACGACACTGGGCAAGCGACAGCCCGAAGGCCCGCCGCCCGTACCCGCGGTGCAGCGCATTCGACTGCGTTACACCAAGCGCGGCCGCCTCCGGTTCACCAGCCACCGTGATTTCCAGCGCGCCTTCGAGCGTGCACTGCGCCGCGCCGAGGTGCCCATGGCGTACTCGGCGGGGTTCACGCCGCACCCGAAGGTGTCGTACGCCAATGCCGCACCCACCGGCACGGGCAGTGAGGCGGAGTACCTGGAGATCGCGCTCACCGAGGCGCGCGATCCGGAGCGGCTCAGGCTGCTTCTCGACGAGTCGCTGCCCGCCGGGCTCGACATCGTCGAGGCGGCCGAGGCCCGGACCTCCGGGCTCGCCGACCGGCTGACGGCTTCCGTGTGGGAGCTGCGGCTGGCGGGTGTGGAGTCCGCGGACGCCGAGCGCGCCGTCGCGGCGTTCAACTCGGCCGAGGCGGTCGAGGTCCAGCGCCGGACCAAGAACGGCGTCCGTACCTTCGACGCCCGCTCCGCCGTCGCGCACCTGGAGAGCGTCACCACGTGCGGTTCGGCGGCTGATAGGCCGACCGACCAGCCCTGTGCGATACTGCGGCTGGTTGTTCGGCACGTGACGCCTGCCGTACGACCCGACGACGTCCTGTCCGGTCTTCGCGCCGTGGCCGACCTGGCGCCGCCGGTCCCCGCAGCGGTGACCAGGCTGGCGCAGGGGCTGTTCGATGAAGAGACCGGTGCGGTGACCGACCCGCTCGCGCCCGACCGCGAGGCAGAAGCGCCCGAGCCGCATCCGGCCGCCGCTTCCGCCGCCGCGAAGGCGTCGGCGTAAGGGAGGTTCCGCTCAGGGACGGACGTCGTAGCGCCGCCCTCGAACTCGGGAGCCACCTGGGTCGGGCAGCGCACCGACCACAAGACTTTCGCCAGGCCGTGCACGACAAGGGGTACGGAACCGGCGAGACAAGACACGGAGAGCTTCCGAGCGGCGCCCGCGCCCCGGACGGCGGCGACGCGCATCGCGCGAGCCGCGGACGTCACCGGCGGTCGACATGATCGATGCCGGACCGGGCGCGGCGCCCGGGAGCCTGACGGGAGAAACCCCCGCATGCTCGAACCGACCGAATCCACAGAGTCCTCGACCACTTCGACGGGCTCCGAAGCGAACACCCCCAGCGACACCCTGCCGCCGCGTCGTCGGCGCAGGGCCGCGTCCCGCCCGGCGGGACCGCCGTCCGGTGGCCCCGAGGCGTCGGCGGAGACCGTCGCGCCGGCCGAGGTGACCGCCGCGACCGACGAGGTGGAAGAGACGGAAGAGGCGGCGGCCGAAGAGGCTGCCGCAGCGGTGCCCGAGGCGGCTCCGGAGCCCGTGTCCGCGGGTCGGCCGCGGCGCCGTGCGGTGCGCCGCGCCTCCGCACCCGCGGGGACCCCGACGACGGCGGAGACGGCCGAGACCGTCGTGCCGGCGTCCGCCGCCGCCGAGACGCCGGCCGTCGCCGAGACGCCCGCGCCCGCCGAGGCCGAGGCCGAGGACGCGGCTCCGCGCCGTACCCGTCGTCGTGCCACGCGCAGCGTGACCACGCCCACCGAGCCGGTTGCCACCGAGACGTCCGACGCTCCCGCGAAGGCCGCCGAGACGCCCGCGCCCGCCGAGGCCGAGGCCGAGGACGCGGCTCCGCGCCGTACCCGTCGCCGTGCCACGCGCAGTGTGAGCACGCCCACCGAGCCGGCCGCCGTGGAGGCGTCCGCCGCTCCGGCGGCGGAGACCGAGGCCCCGGAGGCGTCGGCGGAGGCCGCCGAGACGCCCGCGCCCGCCGAGGCCGAGGACGCCGCTCCCCGCCGTACCCGTCGCCGTGCCACGCGCCGTGTGGCCGCCCCGTCCTCCGCGCCCGCCGACGCCGGCCCGGAGGTGAGCGAGCCCGCTCCGGCGGCGGAGACCGAGGCCCCGCAGGCGGCCCCCGAGACGCCGGAGAAGACCGCCGAGCCCGTCGAGGACGCCGCTCCGCGCCGTGCGCGCCGCCGGTCCGCCCGTAAGGCCGCCACCGGATTCGCCGCGCCGGCGCAGAGCGCCGCCGCGGCCTCCGACGAGGCGGACGCCCCCAAGCGCCCGTCGCGTCCCGCCGTCGCCGTGTTCCAGGCGCCCGTGTTCGCCGAGCCGCAGTTCCAGACGCCCGAGCGGGCCGCCGCAGAGGCCGCCGCCGAGGCGGCCGGGCCCGAACCGGCGCAGGCGCCGGAGGAGGCCGAGGAGCTTACGGAGGAGCAGCCCGCCGGGTCGCGCCGCCGCCGCAAGCGCCGGGGTGCCGCCGAGGAGGCCGCCGAGGAGCGGACCACCGCCGCCGCGAAGCAGGAGCGGGAGCAGGAGCGGGAGCAGGAGGCGCCGGAGGCCGAGACCGACGCCGACACGGACGCGGACGAGTCCGGCGAGGACCACGACGACGCCGAGGGCTCCGAGGAGGCCGGTTCGCGCCGACGCCGTCGCCGGGGCGGCCGGCGCCGTCGCCGGGGCGATGCCGCCGACGGCGACGCCGGTGAGTCCGCCGACGGCGACACCGAGGACACCGCCGCCGAACAGGCCGCCCGGGCCGATCAGGACGCTGCGGACACCGCCGAGCAGGCCGAGGAGGACGCCGAGGAGAGCGAGGACGCCTCCGGGGAGGGCGGTGGCTCCAGCAGCAGCCGTCGCCGTCGTCGCCGTCGTCGCCGTGCCGGGGACGGCTCCGGTGAGGCCGAGTCGTCCGCCGACGACCCCGAGCGCACCGTCGTCAAGGTCCGCGAGCCCCGGCCCCAGCGGGAAAAGGGTGCCGAGCCGTCCGACGAGGTGCAGTCCATCAAGGGCTCGACTCGCCTGGAGGCCAAGAAGCAGCGCCGCCGGGAAGGCCGCGAGCAGGGTCGCCGGCGCGTCCCGATCATCACCGAGGCGGAGTTCCTGGCCCGCCGCGAGGCCGTCGAGCGGGTCATGGTCGTCCGTCAGCACGGCGAGCGCACTCAGATCGGCGTCCTGGAGGACGGCGTGCTCGTCGAGCACTACGTCAACAAGGAGCAGGCGACCTCGTACGTCGGCAACGTCTACCTCGGCAAGGTGCAGAACGTGCTGCCGTCGATGGAGGCCGCCTTCATCGACATCGGCAAGGGTCGCAACGCCGTCCTGTACGCCGGTGAGGTCAACTTCGAGGCCCTCGGCATGTCCGGCGGGCCGCGCCGCATCGAGTCCGCCCTCAAGTCCGGCCAGTCGGTCCTGGTGCAGGTCACCAAGGACCCGATCGGCCACAAGGGCGCCCGTCTGACCAGTCAGGTCTCGCTGCCCGGCCGCTACCTGGTCTACGTGCCCGAGGGCTCGATGACCGGCATCAGCCGCAAGCTGCCCGACACCGAGCGGTCCCGGCTGAAGACCATCCTCAAGAAGATCGTCCCCGAGGACGCGGGCGTCATCGTGCGCACCGCCGCGGAGGGCGCGAGCGAGGACGAGCTGCGCCGCGACGTCGAGCGGCTCCAGGGGCAGTGGGAGGAGATCCGGAAGAAGGCCAAGAGCGGCGGCAGTTCGAACGCGCCCACGCTGCTCTACGGCGAGCCGGACATGACCGTCCGGGTCGTGCGCGACATCTTCAACGAGGACTTCACCAAGGTCGTCGTCAGCGGTGACGAGGCCTGGCAGACCATCCACGGCTACGTGGCCCACGTGGCGCCGGACCTCGCCGACCGGCTGTCCAAGTGGACCAGCGAGGTCGACGTCTTCGCCACGTACCGGATCGACGAGCAGCTCGCCAAGGCGCTGGACCGCAAGGTCTGGCTGCCCAGCGGTGGTTCGCTGGTGATCGACCGGACCGAGGCGATGGTCGTCATCGACGTCAACACCGGCAAGTTCACCGGTCAGGGCGGCAACCTCGAGGAGACGGTCACCAGGAACAACCTGGAGGCGGCCGAGGAGATCGTGCGCCAGCTCAGGCTGCGCGACCTCGGCGGCATCATCGTCATCGACTTCATCGACATGGTCCTGGAGTCCAACCGGGACCTGGTGCTGCGGCGCCTGCTGGAGTGCCTGGGCCGGGACCGTACGAAGCACCAGGTCGCCGAGGTGACCTCGCTGGGGCTCGTGCAGATGACGCGGAAGCGGGTCGGGCAGGGGCTGCTGGAGTCGTTCTCCGAGACCTGCGTCCACTGCAACGGCCGTGGCGTCATCGTCCACCTGGACCAGCCGACCGCCGCCGCCGGCGGCGGCGGTGGCAAGCGCCGCAAGCGGGCGCGGGCCGGCGGTGAGCAGCCGCACGAGCACGAGGCCGTGGCCGGTGTCGAGACCGGTGTGACCGCGGAGCAGGAGGCGGAGGCCGAGTCCGAGGTCGCCGCCGAGGTGGCCGAGCCGGTCGCCCTCCCGGCGCCCGACTTCAGCGCGGACGAGGAGCTGTACAGCAGCGCCGCCGAGGCCGAGGCGGCCGCCACGCGCGGTCGCGGACGGCGCCGTGCGAGCCGGCGGGCGTCGGCCCCGGCGGGTGCCCCGAAGGCCGCCAAGGGCGAGTCCCGGCACGCCGGGGTCCCGACCGCGCAGGACGTCACGGTCGAGGAGGAGGTCGAGCGTCCGGTGCGGCGGGAGCCCGCCGCCGAGGTGCTGGCCGAGCCCGCCGCCGTCGAGGACGCCGTCTCCGGCGCCCCGGCCCCGGCACTCACGGAGGCACCGGCCGCCGAGGCACCGGCCGCCGCCGAGGCACCGGCCGCCGAGGAGGCCGCGCCCAAGGGCCGTACGCGCCGTCGGGCCACCCGGAAGGTGTCCGCACCGGCCGGTGCGCCCGCGGGCGCCGAGGCCGCCGTGCTGACGGTCCCGGAGACCGCTCAGCCGGAGCAGGCCGAGCAGGCCGCGCAGGTGACGGAGGCCCCCGTGGCCGCCGAGGCCGCCGCGGAGCCGTCCGGTACGGCCGCCGAGTCCGCCGCCCCGGCCCGTCCGCGGCGCCGGGCCGTGCGCAAGCCCACCACGTCCACCGCGTCCGAGGAGGCGGCCGTCATGGTCGTCCCGTCGGCCCCGGCGGAGGACGCGGCCGAGCAGGCCGCGGCCGCGGAGGCACCCGAGGCGGACGCCGCCGAGGAGGCCGCCCCGGCCAAGAAGGCGGCGGCCCGCAAGACGGCCAAGAAGGCGACGGCGAAGAAGGCCGCCACCAAGAAGACCGCGGCCAAGAAGACGACGACCGCGAAGAAGGCCACGGCCAAGAAGGCGGCCAAGACGACGACCGCCAAGAAGGCCACGGCCAAGAAGACGGCGTCGAAGAAGACCGCGGCGGCTGCCCAGCAGACGTCGTCCTCGGTCACGGCCGCCACCGACGAGGGCTGATCCGGCCGCCAGTCGAAGAACGTGTGGCCCTGTCCGGTCCGGAATCCGCTCGGAGTCCGTCCGGACAGGGCCACACGACGTTTCCCCGGGCGTCCGCGGGCGCATCATCACCGGAAGCCGTGCCACCGACCCGTGCCCGTAGCCGCTCCCGTCCCCGTCCCCGTCCCCGTCCCCGCGAGGAGAGAAGATCACGTGCCGGTACTGACGAGGCTCATCCCCTCGCCGCTCGTAGTGGACATCCGTCCGGGCGCGCTGGACGACCTGGCGAGTGTCCTCGCGGACCAGCGGATCTCCCAGTCCGGGAAGCTCGCCGTGGCGATCAGCGACGGCTCGGGGGCACGGCTGCGCCGGAGACTGGCACCGTCCCTGCCCGGCGCCGACTGGTTCGAGGTCGGCGGCGGCACGATCGACGACGCGGTGCGGCTGGCGGACGGCATGAAGGCGAGCCGCTACGACGCGGTGGTCGGTCTCGGCGGCGGCAAGGTCATCGACTGCGCCAAGTTCGCCGCGGCCCGCGTCGGCCTGCCCATGGTCGCCGTGGCCACCAACCTCTCCCACGACGGCATCTGCTCGCCGGTGTCGATACTGGACAACGACGCGGGCCGCGGTTCGTACGGCGTGCCGACGCCCATCGCGCTCGTCGTCGACCTCGCGGTGATCCGCGAGGCGCCGATCCGTTTCGTGCGCTCCGGGATCGGTGACGCCGTCTCCAACATCTCCGCGGTCGCCGACTGGGAGCTGGCCCACCGGGTCAACGGCGAGAAGGTCGACGGCCTCGCCGCCGCCCTGGCCCGGCAGGCCGGTGAGGCGGTACTGCGCCATCCCGGCGGCTGCGGCGACGACGGGTTCCTGACCGTGCTGACCGAGGGCCTGGTGCTGTCCGGCATCGCGATGTCGATCGCCGGGCACACCCGCCCCTCGTCCGGCGCCTGCCACGAGATCAGCCACGCGCTCGACCTGCTGTATCCCCGGCGCGCGGCCAGCCACGGTGAGCAGGTGGGCATCGGCGCGGCCTTCGCGACGTATCTGCGCGGCGACCGCGAGGGCGCCCTGCTGATGGCCGCGACGCTGCGCCGGCACGGGCTGCCGGTGGTGGCCGGGGAGATCGGGTTCGCAGACGACGAGTTCGTGCGGGCCGTGGAGTTCGCCCCGCAGACCCGGCCGGGCCGGTACACGGTCCTGGAGCATCTCGACCTGTCGCCGGCGCGGACCGGGGAGGCGTACGCCGAGTACGCCGCGGCGGTCGCCGGCTGAGCGGCGGCCGGGGCGCCCGGGGCCCGGTTTGACCCCTGTCGTGCGGCCCCGTAATCTTGAGCGTCGGCGTGTCGACTGACGCGTCACATCCCCGTAAACCTCTTTCCTTCCGGGTGCGGGCCCTGACGGGCCCCGGCCGGGAGAGGCTGTCCGCGTGTTCACCGGGCGGCTGGACTGCGGGGGTGCCGTTCCCGAGCGAGAGAGTGAGATCCGCGTGTACGCCATCGTGCGCAGCGGTGGTCGCCAGCACAAGGTTGCTGTCGGCGACATCGTTGAGGTTGACAAGATTTCCACCGCCCAGGTCGGCGACACGGTCGAGCTCTCGACCCTGCTCGTCGTTGACGGCGACGCTGTGACCAGCGACCCGTGGGTGCTGGCCGGCATCAAGGTCCAGGCCGAGGTCGTGGACCACCACAAGGGCCAGAAGATCGACATTCTGCGCTACAAGAACAAGACCGGCTACCGCCGTCGTCAGGGCCACCGCCAGCAGTACACGGCGATCAAGGTCACTGAGATCCCCGCGGCCGCGAAGTAAGGGACTGAGAACAGATGGCACACAAGAAGGGCGCATCGTCCACTCGGAACGGTCGCGACTCCAATGCCCAGCGGCTCGGCGTGAAGCGCTTCGGCGGTCAGGCCGTCAACGCGGGTGAGATCCTGGTCCGCCAGCGCGGCACCCACTTCCACCCGGGCGCGGGCGTCGGCCGTGGCGGCGACGACACGCTGTTCGCGCTGCAGGCCGGTGCGGTGCAGTTCGGCACCCACCGTGGCCGCAAGGTCGTGAACATCGTTCCGGTCGCCTGATCGGGAACTTTCGCGAGGCGGGCCTCACTTCCCCCAGGGGAAGCGGGTCCGCCTTTCGCGTGTTACCCAAGAGACATCCCCGTAGTAAGTAGTAACCGGTAACTGGAGGCACATCCCATGACCACCTTCGTGGACCGCGTCGAGCTGCACGTCGCCGCGGGTAACGGAGGCCACGGCTGTGCCTCCGTCCACCGTGAGAAGTTCAAGCCGCTCGGCGGCCCGGACGGCGGCAACGGCGGCCGGGGCGGCGACGTGATCCTCACCGTCGACCAGTCGGTGACCACGCTCCTCGAGTACCACCACTCCCCGCACCGCAAGGCCACCAACGGCAAGCCCGGCGAGGGCGGCAACCGCTCCGGCAAGGACGGCCAGGACCTGGTCCTGCCCGTGCCCGACGGCACCGTGGTCCTCGACAAGGAGGGCAACGTCCTGGCCGACCTGGTCGGTCACGGCACCTCCTACGTCGCCGCGCAGGGCGGCCGGGGCGGCCTCGGCAACGCGGCGCTGGCCTCCGCTCGGCGCAAGGCGCCCGGCTTCGCGCTGCTGGGCGAGCCCGGCGACCTCCAGGACATCCACCTGGAGCTGAAGACGGTCGCCGACGTGGCCCTGGTCGGCTACCCGAGCGCCGGCAAGTCCTCGCTGATCTCCGTGCTGAGCGCTGCCAAGCCGAAGATCGCCGACTACCCCTTCACGACGCTCGTGCCGAACCTGGGCGTGGTGACGGCGGGCGAGACCGTCTACACCGTCGCGGACGTCCCCGGTCTCATCCCCGGCGCCAGCCAGGGCAAGGGCCTCGGCCTGGAGTTCCTGCGGCACGTGGAGCGGTGCAGCGTGCTGGTGCACGTCCTGGACACGGCGACGCTGGAGTCCGAGCGCGACCCGGTCTCCGACCTGGACATCATCGAGGCCGAGCTCAGCGAGTACGGCGGGCTGGACAACCGGCCCCGGATCGTCGTCCTCAACAAGATCGACGTGCCCGACGGCAAGGACCTCGCCGAGATGGTCCGGCCGGACCTGGAGGCGCGCGGCTACCGCGTCTTCGAGGTGTCCGCGGTGGCCCACATGGGGCTGAAGGAGCTGTCCTTCGCGCTGGCCGAGCTGGTGGGCAGCGCGCGCGCCGCCCGGCCCAAGGAGGAGGCCACGCGGATCGTCATCCGGCCCAAGGCCGTGGACGACGCGGGCTTCACCGTCACCCGCGAGGAGGACGGCCTGTTCCGGGTGCGCGGCGAGAAGCCCGAACGCTGGGTGCGCCAGACCGACTTCAACAACGACGAGGCCGTCGGCTACCTCTCCGACCGGCTCAACCGCCTCGGTGTCGAGGAGCGGTTGATGAAGGCGGGCGCCCGCAACGGCGACGGCGTGGCCATCGGCCCCGAGGACAACGCGGTCGTCTTCGACTGGGAGCCGTCGGTGACGGCCGGCGCCGAGATGCTCGGTCGCCGCGGTGAGGACCACCGCTTCGAGGCACCCCGCCCGGCCGCCCAGCGCCGCCGCGACCGGGACGCCGAACGCGACGAGGCGGAGCGGGAGTTCGACGGCTTCGAGCCGTTCTAGGCTCCCACCCGGCCCCATGGGCACGGCCTGGTCCTGCGGGCGGCGCAGATCGCCGCCCGCAGGGTTACACAGGTGTGTCGAGGCTGTGATCTGCTGTCGAACATCAATGTGTACTTTGTGAGGAGGATGTGGCCACAGCTATGTGGCCAGGGTGGGGGGAGCGGACTGACCAGCCGTTTCCCGAAAAGCAGAGAGAAGCCGCCAAGTGAAGATCGCATTTCTCGTCCGGGACCTCTGCCACATGGGGGGCGTGGTCAGCGCGACGCAGAACCTCGCGGGGGCGCTCGCCGAGCGGCACGACGTCGAGATCGTGGCCCTGCGCAAGGTGCGGGACGAGTCGTACTTCCCGCTGGACCCGCGCGTGTCCGTCCGGGTGCTCAGCGACATGCGTCCGCACTCGCCGGTCTCCGACGTGGACGACCCGCTGTCCGGCAAGTTCCCCCTGATCTACCCGCTCAACACCGGTGCCAAGACGCCGGTGGTGAGCAGGCTCGCCGAGCTCAGGCTCCTGGAGTACCTCGACACCACCGACGCCGACGTGGTCGTCAGCTCCAGCCCGCGGAACACGATCATGCTGGCGCAGGCGCGCGGTGACTACCTGAAGGTCACCCAGGAACACTCGATGCCCGCCATCTACGCCACGGACATCAAGGAACGCCTCTTCCCCGCCTACCGGTCCCTGGACGCCCTCACGGCGCTCACGCCGGAAGAGGTCGCGGCCATCGGCAAGCAGGTGCCCGCGGTGCGCAACCGCCTCGCGGTGATGCCCAACTGCGTACCCGCCTCCACCGTCAGAGCCACCGGCACCAACAAGGT
Coding sequences within it:
- a CDS encoding Rne/Rng family ribonuclease; protein product: MLEPTESTESSTTSTGSEANTPSDTLPPRRRRRAASRPAGPPSGGPEASAETVAPAEVTAATDEVEETEEAAAEEAAAAVPEAAPEPVSAGRPRRRAVRRASAPAGTPTTAETAETVVPASAAAETPAVAETPAPAEAEAEDAAPRRTRRRATRSVTTPTEPVATETSDAPAKAAETPAPAEAEAEDAAPRRTRRRATRSVSTPTEPAAVEASAAPAAETEAPEASAEAAETPAPAEAEDAAPRRTRRRATRRVAAPSSAPADAGPEVSEPAPAAETEAPQAAPETPEKTAEPVEDAAPRRARRRSARKAATGFAAPAQSAAAASDEADAPKRPSRPAVAVFQAPVFAEPQFQTPERAAAEAAAEAAGPEPAQAPEEAEELTEEQPAGSRRRRKRRGAAEEAAEERTTAAAKQEREQEREQEAPEAETDADTDADESGEDHDDAEGSEEAGSRRRRRRGGRRRRRGDAADGDAGESADGDTEDTAAEQAARADQDAADTAEQAEEDAEESEDASGEGGGSSSSRRRRRRRRRAGDGSGEAESSADDPERTVVKVREPRPQREKGAEPSDEVQSIKGSTRLEAKKQRRREGREQGRRRVPIITEAEFLARREAVERVMVVRQHGERTQIGVLEDGVLVEHYVNKEQATSYVGNVYLGKVQNVLPSMEAAFIDIGKGRNAVLYAGEVNFEALGMSGGPRRIESALKSGQSVLVQVTKDPIGHKGARLTSQVSLPGRYLVYVPEGSMTGISRKLPDTERSRLKTILKKIVPEDAGVIVRTAAEGASEDELRRDVERLQGQWEEIRKKAKSGGSSNAPTLLYGEPDMTVRVVRDIFNEDFTKVVVSGDEAWQTIHGYVAHVAPDLADRLSKWTSEVDVFATYRIDEQLAKALDRKVWLPSGGSLVIDRTEAMVVIDVNTGKFTGQGGNLEETVTRNNLEAAEEIVRQLRLRDLGGIIVIDFIDMVLESNRDLVLRRLLECLGRDRTKHQVAEVTSLGLVQMTRKRVGQGLLESFSETCVHCNGRGVIVHLDQPTAAAGGGGGKRRKRARAGGEQPHEHEAVAGVETGVTAEQEAEAESEVAAEVAEPVALPAPDFSADEELYSSAAEAEAAATRGRGRRRASRRASAPAGAPKAAKGESRHAGVPTAQDVTVEEEVERPVRREPAAEVLAEPAAVEDAVSGAPAPALTEAPAAEAPAAAEAPAAEEAAPKGRTRRRATRKVSAPAGAPAGAEAAVLTVPETAQPEQAEQAAQVTEAPVAAEAAAEPSGTAAESAAPARPRRRAVRKPTTSTASEEAAVMVVPSAPAEDAAEQAAAAEAPEADAAEEAAPAKKAAARKTAKKATAKKAATKKTAAKKTTTAKKATAKKAAKTTTAKKATAKKTASKKTAAAAQQTSSSVTAATDEG
- a CDS encoding TIGR03936 family radical SAM-associated protein; the protein is MQRIRLRYTKRGRLRFTSHRDFQRAFERALRRAEVPMAYSAGFTPHPKVSYANAAPTGTGSEAEYLEIALTEARDPERLRLLLDESLPAGLDIVEAAEARTSGLADRLTASVWELRLAGVESADAERAVAAFNSAEAVEVQRRTKNGVRTFDARSAVAHLESVTTCGSAADRPTDQPCAILRLVVRHVTPAVRPDDVLSGLRAVADLAPPVPAAVTRLAQGLFDEETGAVTDPLAPDREAEAPEPHPAAASAAAKASA
- a CDS encoding trypsin-like serine protease, which codes for MDEIAGRVLDGWSCGMGSLRELWAVIALPSAAGVLGGWARSCALLERACLLVIEGQSAGRGLDISSAVPTQRDRVMKARSEIASRSTRLRRGGALRTAVVRAAALLGAAPLLLLTAAPSHAVVGAPSEDAEYGFTARLLIGDHERGCSGTLISSEWLLTAASCFADDPAADLTVPAGAPRLKTVATVGGDQVRDVVELLPHGERDLVLARLAQPVRGVEPVTVATSAPAEGQELTVAGHGRTAQEWAPLEKHTGTFAVSAVNGGDLVMSGRDGASVCQGDAGGPAFRTVDGRPALVAVSSRSNQVGCFGVDTAEGTSSSAVSTRVDDVREWIAGNAVRTPVSDYDGDGRSDVGVLYDNGRQSDGSQRTGLWSFTSTGSGFGEPQREWDSKTFGNWDWSRSKTVSGDFNGDGRGDVGVLYDNGRQSDGFNRTTLWTFSGTASGFGQPVKVWDNAGSGGPSWDWSRSKVTSGDFDGDGRGDVGVLYDNGQLSDGANRSALWTFTSTGSGFGGPVRVWDSAGSFSWSWERSKVTSGDFDGDGRGDVGVLYDNGQLSDGANRSALWTFTSTGSGFGGPVRVWDSAGSFSWSWERSKVTSGDFDGDGRGDVGVLYDNGQLSDGANRSALWTLTSTGSGFGGPVRVWDSAGSFSWSWERSKVTSGDFDGDGRGDVGVLYDNGQLSDGANRSALWTLTSTGSGFGGPVRVWDSAGSISWSWARSELT
- a CDS encoding iron-containing alcohol dehydrogenase family protein produces the protein MPVLTRLIPSPLVVDIRPGALDDLASVLADQRISQSGKLAVAISDGSGARLRRRLAPSLPGADWFEVGGGTIDDAVRLADGMKASRYDAVVGLGGGKVIDCAKFAAARVGLPMVAVATNLSHDGICSPVSILDNDAGRGSYGVPTPIALVVDLAVIREAPIRFVRSGIGDAVSNISAVADWELAHRVNGEKVDGLAAALARQAGEAVLRHPGGCGDDGFLTVLTEGLVLSGIAMSIAGHTRPSSGACHEISHALDLLYPRRAASHGEQVGIGAAFATYLRGDREGALLMAATLRRHGLPVVAGEIGFADDEFVRAVEFAPQTRPGRYTVLEHLDLSPARTGEAYAEYAAAVAG
- the rplU gene encoding 50S ribosomal protein L21, whose translation is MYAIVRSGGRQHKVAVGDIVEVDKISTAQVGDTVELSTLLVVDGDAVTSDPWVLAGIKVQAEVVDHHKGQKIDILRYKNKTGYRRRQGHRQQYTAIKVTEIPAAAK
- the rpmA gene encoding 50S ribosomal protein L27 translates to MAHKKGASSTRNGRDSNAQRLGVKRFGGQAVNAGEILVRQRGTHFHPGAGVGRGGDDTLFALQAGAVQFGTHRGRKVVNIVPVA